A region from the Halosolutus gelatinilyticus genome encodes:
- a CDS encoding Hsp20/alpha crystallin family protein, translating into MVLRPTPSTWTQGLDVPSRLFCDRDSTDYEPYEEDDEFVLTIDVPGFETDEISLAWNDGVLNVAAEHVDDERGRKKTDHRRFRFPEDVAEDEIGAQYTNGALETSLSTADPSTRSTEIPLEGE; encoded by the coding sequence ATGGTGCTCCGGCCAACGCCAAGCACCTGGACCCAGGGCCTCGACGTGCCCTCCCGGCTGTTCTGCGATCGCGACAGCACGGACTACGAACCGTACGAGGAGGACGACGAGTTCGTCCTCACGATCGATGTGCCGGGCTTCGAGACCGACGAGATTTCGCTGGCCTGGAACGACGGCGTCCTGAACGTCGCCGCCGAGCACGTCGACGACGAGCGCGGACGCAAGAAGACCGACCACCGTCGGTTCCGGTTCCCGGAGGACGTCGCCGAGGACGAGATCGGCGCCCAGTACACCAACGGCGCCCTCGAGACCTCCCTGTCGACGGCCGACCCGTCCACCCGCAGCACGGAGATCCCGCTCGAGGGCGAGTAA
- a CDS encoding DUF5798 family protein, whose protein sequence is MGLGSTAKKLQGLSDRAEAMYKQVQELQKRITNLEEEVDDTHDTVSRMDHQLAEQRALLLAIADEHGLDGERILAEAAIDEADDLAAESEGADDTTDESDAASGTGDVTAE, encoded by the coding sequence ATGGGACTCGGAAGCACCGCGAAGAAGCTGCAGGGACTCTCCGATCGCGCCGAGGCGATGTACAAGCAGGTACAGGAGCTACAGAAACGGATCACAAACCTAGAGGAGGAGGTCGACGACACGCACGATACCGTCAGCCGGATGGATCACCAGCTCGCCGAACAGCGGGCGTTGCTGCTCGCGATCGCCGACGAACACGGCCTCGACGGCGAGCGGATCCTCGCCGAGGCGGCGATCGACGAGGCGGACGACCTCGCGGCCGAGAGCGAAGGCGCCGACGATACGACGGACGAATCCGACGCCGCGTCCGGCACGGGCGACGTGACCGCCGAGTAG
- a CDS encoding PLP-dependent cysteine synthase family protein, which yields MTAYERPLDSVLETIGRTPLVRVHDAPGDVRIYAKLESFNPGASVKDRIGRFMLERMLERGDVPAGGTIVEPTAGNTGIGFAIAAEQLGLDAIFVVPERFSVEKQQLMAALGAEIINTPTEDGMDGAIERAHQLAAELDGAVVPQQFSNPLNTQAHYETTAPEIYAALDDEVGAVVAGCGTAGTLMGLARYALEQDSETYVAAVEPEGSLYGEFLGEDREEGEYKIEGIGTHNVETNELFDPELVDDVYAVPDRIAHEELKRLAREEGHLVASSAGAACAAAKRVARQIDAGTVDAPHDTIVTIFPDSSERYLSKGIYRSFEEWTS from the coding sequence ATGACGGCTTACGAGCGACCGCTGGACTCGGTGCTGGAGACGATCGGTCGGACGCCGCTCGTTCGCGTTCACGACGCGCCCGGCGACGTCAGGATCTACGCGAAACTCGAATCGTTCAACCCGGGCGCGAGCGTCAAAGACCGCATCGGCCGGTTCATGCTCGAGCGGATGCTGGAACGCGGCGACGTGCCCGCCGGTGGGACGATCGTCGAACCGACGGCCGGGAACACGGGAATCGGATTCGCGATCGCGGCCGAACAGCTCGGCCTCGACGCGATCTTCGTCGTTCCGGAACGGTTCAGCGTCGAAAAACAGCAGCTGATGGCCGCGCTGGGCGCCGAGATCATCAACACGCCCACCGAAGACGGAATGGACGGCGCGATCGAGCGCGCACACCAACTCGCGGCGGAGCTGGACGGCGCGGTCGTCCCGCAGCAGTTCTCGAACCCGCTGAACACGCAAGCGCACTACGAGACGACCGCCCCCGAGATCTACGCGGCGCTCGACGACGAAGTGGGCGCCGTCGTCGCCGGCTGCGGCACCGCGGGAACGCTCATGGGGCTCGCCCGCTACGCGCTCGAGCAAGATTCCGAGACGTACGTCGCCGCGGTCGAACCCGAGGGATCGCTGTACGGCGAGTTCCTCGGCGAGGACCGCGAGGAGGGCGAGTACAAGATCGAGGGGATCGGCACGCACAACGTCGAGACGAACGAACTGTTCGACCCGGAGCTGGTCGACGACGTCTACGCGGTTCCCGATCGGATCGCGCACGAAGAGTTGAAACGGCTCGCACGCGAGGAGGGCCACCTCGTCGCCTCGAGCGCGGGCGCGGCCTGTGCCGCCGCGAAGCGGGTCGCCAGGCAGATCGACGCCGGGACCGTCGACGCGCCACACGACACGATCGTCACCATCTTCCCCGACTCGAGCGAACGCTACCTCTCGAAGGGAATCTACCGATCGTTCGAGGAGTGGACGTCGTAA
- a CDS encoding DUF7344 domain-containing protein — MLAILADADRTLTAQDLAKELATRERERPITDVSGDLVTEIYGLLHHVHLPALAAANVVDYDHERGRVERTGETPELDAIVAACMQLEPASPS; from the coding sequence GTGCTCGCGATTCTTGCCGACGCCGATCGAACGCTCACCGCGCAGGATCTCGCGAAGGAACTCGCAACGCGAGAACGCGAGCGGCCGATAACGGACGTCTCGGGCGACCTCGTTACCGAGATATACGGACTCCTCCACCACGTTCACCTCCCGGCGCTGGCCGCCGCGAACGTCGTCGACTACGACCACGAGCGAGGGCGCGTCGAACGAACGGGTGAGACGCCGGAACTGGACGCGATCGTCGCGGCGTGTATGCAACTGGAACCGGCGTCCCCGTCGTAG
- a CDS encoding bacterio-opsin activator domain-containing protein, whose protein sequence is MSLFGEFHVPSDAFALSQTLHESPGTTIEIERVVATEKILTPYFWVASDDPDAFEAAVVDDPSVRNLRTLDEFDRATLYRADWTDNVGTIVYAYTQIGATILEATGQDGRWELRMRFDDRERLDKFRGYCDDNDIPFQLIQLHELAQPLSGSQYGLTEKQHEALVTAWELDYFTSSDVTLTDIAAELGISQQSLSQRLHRGYHSLIGETLIVTAPSE, encoded by the coding sequence ATGAGTCTCTTCGGAGAATTCCACGTCCCCTCCGACGCCTTCGCGCTCTCCCAAACGCTACACGAATCGCCCGGGACGACGATAGAGATCGAGCGAGTCGTCGCCACCGAGAAGATCCTGACGCCGTACTTCTGGGTCGCCAGCGACGACCCCGACGCGTTCGAAGCGGCCGTGGTGGACGATCCGTCGGTCCGCAACCTCCGGACGTTAGACGAGTTCGATCGTGCCACCCTCTACCGGGCGGACTGGACCGACAACGTCGGGACGATCGTCTACGCGTACACCCAGATCGGCGCGACGATTCTGGAGGCGACCGGACAAGACGGCCGGTGGGAGTTACGGATGCGGTTCGACGATCGGGAGCGACTCGACAAGTTTCGAGGCTACTGCGACGACAACGACATCCCCTTTCAGCTGATCCAGTTACACGAACTCGCACAGCCGCTGTCGGGGAGTCAGTACGGACTCACGGAGAAACAACACGAGGCGCTCGTGACCGCCTGGGAGCTGGACTACTTCACGTCGTCGGACGTGACGCTGACGGATATCGCCGCGGAACTCGGCATCAGCCAGCAGTCGCTCTCCCAGCGGCTCCACCGCGGGTACCACTCCCTGATCGGCGAGACCCTGATCGTCACCGCACCGTCGGAGTAG
- a CDS encoding CoA-binding protein gives MPIDSDEAVREIIESRAETIAVVGCSSMPGKAAHDVPRYMVEHGYHVVPVNPFADEIFGREAYDSLTDVEQEIDLVCVFRPSEEVGGVVDEAIARDDVDVIWTQQGIRDDEAAARAEAAGRDVVQDRCLMVEHRRLVA, from the coding sequence ATGCCGATCGACTCCGACGAAGCCGTTCGGGAGATCATCGAATCGCGCGCCGAGACGATCGCCGTCGTCGGCTGTTCGAGCATGCCCGGGAAGGCAGCCCACGACGTGCCGCGGTACATGGTCGAGCACGGATACCACGTGGTCCCGGTCAACCCCTTCGCCGACGAAATCTTCGGTCGCGAGGCGTACGACTCGCTGACCGACGTCGAGCAGGAAATCGACCTCGTCTGCGTGTTCCGGCCGAGCGAGGAGGTCGGCGGCGTCGTCGACGAGGCGATCGCCCGCGACGACGTCGACGTCATCTGGACCCAGCAGGGGATCCGCGACGACGAGGCGGCCGCCCGCGCGGAAGCGGCGGGTCGGGACGTCGTCCAGGATCGCTGTCTGATGGTCGAACACCGGCGACTGGTGGCGTGA
- a CDS encoding RAD55 family ATPase — translation MYDLADVLPDAELDPGSNVLIAGPPLTGKRQIALDILASGADRGDGSIIITTKDSADKVLDEYTAQVDGDADIGVVDCVTKQRGIGAVDDDSRIKYASSPVDMTGIGIKLSEFLQEFYEGRGRTESRVLLYSVSTLLMYSNLQTVFRFLHVFTGRIQSAEALGVYVIDSTAHDDQTMNTLKQLFDAVIEVEASDDEDEPKIRTAGLST, via the coding sequence ATGTATGACCTCGCAGACGTCCTCCCGGACGCTGAACTCGATCCCGGGTCGAACGTGCTCATCGCGGGCCCTCCACTGACCGGTAAGCGCCAGATCGCGCTCGATATTCTCGCGAGCGGCGCGGATCGCGGTGACGGGTCGATCATCATCACCACGAAAGACAGCGCGGATAAGGTCCTGGACGAGTACACTGCGCAGGTCGACGGAGACGCCGATATCGGCGTCGTCGACTGCGTGACGAAACAGCGCGGGATTGGCGCGGTCGACGACGACTCCCGAATCAAATACGCCTCGTCGCCGGTCGATATGACGGGAATCGGGATCAAACTCTCCGAATTCCTCCAGGAGTTTTACGAGGGCCGTGGTCGGACGGAGAGTCGCGTCCTCTTGTACTCGGTTTCGACCCTGCTCATGTACTCGAACCTGCAGACCGTGTTTCGATTTCTCCACGTCTTTACCGGGCGAATCCAGAGCGCGGAAGCCCTCGGCGTCTACGTCATCGACTCGACGGCCCATGACGATCAGACGATGAACACGCTCAAACAGCTGTTCGACGCGGTCATCGAGGTCGAAGCGTCCGACGACGAAGACGAGCCGAAGATTCGGACCGCCGGGCTCTCGACCTGA
- a CDS encoding geranylgeranylglycerol-phosphate geranylgeranyltransferase: MTAAETARGLLELTRPVNAIAASVLTFVGAFVAGGAADQPIAVAAAVAATGLAVGAGNAINDYFDREIDRINQPQRAIPRGAVSPRGALAFSGVLFAAAVAVALTLPKVAVAIAAVNLVALIAYTELFKGLPGVGNALVASLVGSTFLFGAAAVGALGVPAAVLFLLAAVATLTREIIKDVEDLAGDREEGLNTLPIAIGDRRALVVAAGLLVLAVLASPLPYLLGYFEEAYLAVVLPADAIMLYAAYESFDDPTAGQSYLKYGMFVATLAFVVGRAALGVPVAN, encoded by the coding sequence ATGACAGCGGCGGAGACGGCCCGCGGGTTGCTCGAGCTGACACGGCCGGTAAACGCGATCGCGGCGAGCGTGCTGACGTTCGTCGGCGCCTTCGTCGCCGGCGGCGCGGCGGACCAGCCGATCGCGGTCGCGGCGGCCGTGGCCGCGACCGGGTTGGCCGTCGGCGCCGGAAACGCGATCAACGACTACTTCGATCGCGAGATCGATCGGATTAACCAGCCGCAGCGGGCGATTCCGCGCGGGGCGGTGAGCCCGCGAGGAGCGCTGGCGTTCAGCGGCGTCCTCTTCGCGGCGGCCGTCGCGGTCGCGCTCACCCTGCCGAAGGTGGCGGTCGCGATCGCGGCCGTGAACCTCGTCGCGCTGATCGCCTACACCGAACTGTTCAAGGGACTTCCGGGGGTCGGAAACGCGCTCGTCGCGTCCCTCGTGGGGAGTACGTTCCTGTTCGGGGCGGCCGCGGTCGGCGCCCTCGGCGTGCCGGCGGCGGTGCTGTTCCTCCTGGCGGCGGTCGCGACGCTGACCCGGGAGATCATCAAGGACGTCGAGGACCTCGCGGGCGATCGCGAGGAGGGGCTAAACACGCTGCCGATCGCGATTGGCGATCGGCGGGCGCTGGTCGTCGCGGCGGGATTGCTCGTGCTCGCGGTGCTGGCCAGTCCGCTGCCGTACCTGCTCGGCTACTTCGAGGAGGCGTACCTCGCGGTCGTGCTGCCGGCGGACGCGATCATGCTGTACGCGGCCTACGAGAGTTTCGACGATCCGACGGCTGGCCAGTCGTATCTCAAATACGGAATGTTCGTCGCGACGCTCGCGTTCGTCGTCGGTCGGGCCGCGCTCGGCGTTCCGGTCGCGAACTAA
- a CDS encoding DUF7511 domain-containing protein has translation MTVHEASRPEDSRTVAAPLELLTDDEDTWTAVPVDARGDDRVTQWLSIEAEGLCDLEDWQ, from the coding sequence ATGACGGTACACGAGGCCTCCCGCCCCGAGGACAGTCGGACCGTAGCAGCGCCGCTCGAGCTACTCACCGACGACGAGGACACGTGGACGGCCGTCCCCGTCGACGCCCGCGGCGACGATCGGGTCACGCAGTGGCTCTCGATCGAAGCCGAGGGGCTTTGCGATCTCGAGGACTGGCAGTAG
- a CDS encoding sodium-dependent transporter, translating into MARESWASRAGFILAAVGSAIGLGNIWRFPWMTAENGGSAFLLLYLLIVLVVGVPGLLAAFVIGRRSNRNPVGAFKSLAGSRAWTALGALCVVTSIMLMSFYSVVGGWILRYFLESATGAYFAAPETHFAAISYGAEAFGYQLAVLAATALIVTAGIRRGIEATTKVMMPSIVVLLIALAIWAAQQPGAAQGYEFYLGFDGAYLAENFLSVLGSAAGQALFTLSIGGGTMITYASYVDDDRSLPLDASAIAVLNLAVGILAGLVVFPLLFSFAPGPTEGGPGALFVGIAGAFTNLPGGRLLGAVFFFVVLLAALTSLISMLEIPVSLLVDEFDLERSTATWGLFVLVALAGGVNAFSPAVFTLFADHLVDLFLVLGLTGFMVYTAWVLGPAAIDEFLNGAGPISRPLAIPWRYAIGTLFPTFLLFTFYADVTVLIGFSAGTGLLLVVTLLTLVPFVLVARRSVSKNRPQSTENMD; encoded by the coding sequence ATGGCACGAGAGAGTTGGGCAAGCCGCGCCGGATTCATTCTAGCCGCGGTCGGAAGCGCGATCGGATTGGGGAACATTTGGCGGTTTCCATGGATGACCGCGGAGAACGGCGGAAGCGCCTTTCTGCTGTTGTATCTGCTCATCGTCCTCGTCGTCGGAGTGCCGGGGCTGCTGGCCGCGTTCGTGATTGGTCGGCGGTCGAATCGAAACCCGGTCGGGGCGTTCAAATCGCTCGCCGGTTCGCGCGCATGGACAGCGTTAGGCGCGCTCTGTGTCGTCACCTCGATCATGCTGATGTCGTTCTACAGTGTCGTCGGTGGCTGGATCCTTCGGTACTTTCTCGAGAGCGCAACGGGCGCCTATTTTGCGGCCCCTGAGACCCACTTCGCGGCGATCAGCTACGGTGCCGAAGCGTTCGGCTACCAGCTCGCTGTCCTCGCGGCCACAGCCCTGATCGTCACCGCGGGGATCAGACGCGGCATCGAGGCGACGACGAAGGTGATGATGCCCAGCATCGTCGTGTTGCTCATCGCGCTCGCGATCTGGGCGGCCCAACAGCCTGGTGCCGCGCAGGGGTATGAATTCTACCTCGGATTTGACGGCGCCTACCTCGCGGAGAACTTTTTGTCGGTGCTGGGATCGGCCGCCGGCCAGGCCTTGTTCACCCTCTCAATTGGTGGTGGAACGATGATCACTTACGCCTCCTACGTCGACGATGATCGTTCGCTGCCCCTCGACGCCTCCGCCATCGCTGTGCTCAATCTCGCCGTCGGCATCCTGGCCGGACTCGTGGTGTTCCCGCTGCTGTTCTCGTTCGCGCCGGGCCCGACTGAGGGCGGTCCCGGCGCTTTGTTCGTCGGTATCGCTGGCGCGTTCACGAACCTGCCCGGTGGACGACTCCTCGGCGCGGTCTTCTTCTTCGTCGTTCTCCTCGCAGCCCTGACGAGCCTGATCAGCATGCTCGAGATCCCGGTCTCGCTCTTGGTCGACGAGTTCGACCTCGAGCGGTCGACGGCGACCTGGGGGCTGTTCGTGTTGGTCGCGCTCGCCGGTGGCGTGAATGCGTTCAGCCCCGCGGTGTTCACGTTGTTCGCGGACCACCTCGTCGATCTATTCTTGGTGCTCGGCCTGACCGGGTTCATGGTGTACACGGCCTGGGTGCTCGGTCCGGCCGCGATCGATGAATTCCTCAACGGCGCGGGACCGATCTCGCGTCCGTTAGCGATCCCGTGGCGGTACGCGATCGGGACCCTCTTCCCGACGTTCCTGCTCTTTACGTTCTACGCCGACGTCACGGTCCTTATCGGGTTCTCGGCGGGAACGGGGCTGTTGCTGGTCGTGACGCTGCTAACGCTGGTGCCGTTTGTGTTGGTGGCCCGCCGTTCCGTTTCCAAGAATCGACCTCAATCGACCGAGAACATGGACTGA